Proteins encoded by one window of Lathyrus oleraceus cultivar Zhongwan6 chromosome 1, CAAS_Psat_ZW6_1.0, whole genome shotgun sequence:
- the LOC127115234 gene encoding TIR-only protein, producing MQRYIRKIVQPTCQVFINHRGIDTKKNIAGLLFKDLTSMGVKSFLDSKNMKPGDNLFHHIDKAIIGCKVGVAVFSPRYCNSYFCLHELALLMETKKRVVPIFFDVKPSQLMVKDDGTCSEKELRRFRFALKEAQNTVGITFDPFNG from the coding sequence ATGCAACGTTACATCCGCAAAATCGTTCAACCAACATGTCAAGTTTTCATAAACCACCGTGGAATAGACACAAAGAAGAACATAGCTGGGTTGTTGTTCAAGGATTTAACAAGTATGGGAGTGAAATCTTTTCTTGACAGCAAGAACATGAAACCAGGTGACAACCTGTTTCATCATATTGATAAAGCTAtcattggttgtaaggttggtgttGCTGTCTTCTCTCCTCGTTACTGCAACTCTTATTTTTGTCTCCATGAGCTCGCTCTTCTCATGGAGACAAAGAAACGAGTTGTTCCAATATTTTTCGATGTTAAGCCGTCGCAACTAATGGTCAAAGACGACGGAACTTGTTCTGAGAAGGAGCTTCGAAGGTTCAGATTTGCGTTAAAAGAAGCACAAAATACGGTTGGCATAACCTTTGATCCATTCAATGGGTAG